Below is a genomic region from Marinobacter bohaiensis.
CGATGAGATCAACGAAAATATCGAGCAGCTGCGCCAGCAACTCAACGCGGCTCAACAGTGAGCGGATGCCAGGAGGTTACGATGACTAAACGGATATTGATGTCAGGTTCCGCGGCGACCCTGGCCCTGTTGCTGTCAGCCTGCGCCAGCGGTCCCGCCCAGAATGCCAAGGTGGATGAAGCACGCTCCGCCTACCAGGCCATCGAGGACGATCCCTACGTGGCCCGCGCGGGGTCGACCCAGCTGCGCCAGTCTGAACTGGCCTTGAAGGAGGCCGATTCCCTGCTCGAAGAGGGCGCCGACACCGATCGCGTGGAACAGGCCGCCTATCTGGCGCGCAGCCATGCTGAAATCGCAAGCCAGCAGGGCGAAAGAGCGCGCCTGCAGGAAGAGATCGCCTCGGCGCAGAGCCGCCGCGAGCAACTCAAGCTGCAACAGGCGCAGTCCGAGGCCGACCGTCTGCGCGCGGAGATGGAGGCCCTGCAGGCCGAACAGACCGAGCGAGGGATGGTGCTGACCCTGGGCGACGTGCTGTTCGATGTGAACAAGGCGGATCTCAAGCCGGCCGGCGAACGTACGGTCCAGCGACTGGCCGATTTCATGGCCGAATACCCGGAGCGTCGGGTGCGGGTCGAGGGTTACACCGACAGCACCGGTGCGGCCAGCTACAACCAGCAGCTGTCCGAGCGTCGGGCGGAATCGGTGCGCAACTCGCTGATGCTGGAAGGCATCGACTCTGGTCGCGTCGAGGTGATCGGCCACGGTGAGGATTATCCGGTGGCCAGCAACGACACCTCCAGCGGACGCCAGCAGAACCGGCGCGTGGAGATCGTGATCTCCGACCAGCAGGGGATGATCAAGTCCCGCTAGGTCCTGTGCCAACTCATTCACCAACCCAGCAGACCCTGGCCCGCCCGTGATCATTACGGGCAGGCCGGGAGTCCGGTGATGCGACCATGGGGTGGCGGCTCGCCGCGGATGCGGTCCTGATCGCGCATCTCGCGTTCATCCTGTTTGCCATATTCGGCGGGCTGGCCGTGCTCTGGCGCCGCTGGTTACTGTGGCTGCATCTCCCCACGCTCGCCTGGGCCACCCTGGTCATGCTGAACGGGTGGCTCTGCCCGCTGACGCCGCTGGAAATCGAACTGCGCCAGCTCGCCGGCGACGCGGGCTACCAGGGCAGCTTCATTGCCCATTACCTGTTACCGCTGATCTACCCACCCGGGCTGACGCGTCCCGTACAGATCCTGCTCGGCGCGGGCGTGTTCGGCTTCAACCTGCTGGTGTACGGTGGGCTGCTGTGGCGAATATGGAGGCGGCGAAAGACAACAGGATCTTAATGGTCGTCACGTCCGGCAGCAGGCAGAATAGGCCCTTCCAAGACATTGACCGACCCGCCACGACACGACGGGAGACCCCGCAGACATGACGTTGGACCGCAGTACCGTTTACCGCCCGCGCCGCTTTCTGGCCCTGTTGGGTGCGCTAACCTTCAGTGCCGCCCTGCACGCCCAGGACCCCGCCCCCGAACAACCTCACCCGGTGGAGGTACCCGAGGACGAAAGCGTAGAGGACATCGAAGCCAGCCAGGACCCGGGCGCCACAGACGACGCCGACTCAACCGACGCAGAGGCGGAGCCGGCCCCGGAGCCTCAGCCAGAAAAGGCTACCCAGGTTGCGCCCAACGTCGATCTCAAGGAAGTCGCACCCACCCCGGAGCCGGTGAAAAAGGCCACGTCGGACACCGCTTCCCAATCATCCGGCGATACCACATCGCCGGACAGCCCGGAGCCCGCCGCGGACGACACGCCGACGACGAAGACCGAACAACCAGCGGCCGAGACACCCGAGACGGCCACCGCCCCCGACACGGGAACGAGCACAGGCACCGAAGCACCGGCCGAGCCCGCCCCCCAGGCCAAACCGCTGGTCATCCTGGGTTCGGAGGTCAGACCGGGCACCTCCACCCGGCTGGGCTGGACCCCGGACACCACCATGGCCGGACTCAAACAGCCCACCCCGGTACTGGTCATCAACGGCGCCCAGCCGGGCCCCAATCTGTGCCTGACCGGCGCCGTGCACGGCGATGAGCTGAACGGCATCGAGATCATCCGGCGAGTGATGTACGACATCCAGGCCGAGGAGCTGAGTGGCCGCCTGATCGGGATTCCCATCGTCAACCTGCAGGGCTTCCAGCGCGGCTCGCGCTACCTGGCCGACCGTCGCGACCTGAATCGCAATTTCCCGGGCGACCCCAACGGCAGCCTGGCCTCGCGCATCGCCTACTCGCTGTTCAACGACGTGATCAAGCACTGCGATATGCTGGTGGACATCCACACCGGCTCACTCAAGCGCAGTAACCTGGCCCAGTTGCGGGCGGATATGCACAACGACGCCGTCGCCCGCTTTACCGAGGGCTTTGACCAGATGGCCGTGGTCCACAGCCAGGGCAGCCCGGGCATGCTGCGCACGGCCGCCACCCGCAACGGCATTACGGCGGTCACCATGGAAGCCGGCGAATCCCTGCGTATCCAGGAGGAACAGATCAAGGCGGGCGTCAACAGCATCAACAGCCTGCTGGAGAAACAGGGCATGATGTCGCGGCTGTTCGTGTGGGGCAAACCCGAGCCGGTCTACTACAACTCCAGCTGGATCCGCGCCACCCACGGCGGCATCCTGGTGAGCGATGTGGAGCTGGGGCAGGAAGTGGTCGCCGGGGAAACCCTGGGGATCGTCACCGATCCGATCACCAACGCCCAGCATCCGGTCCGGGCGAAACAGGACGGCCGGGTGATCGGCATGGCGGTGGACCAGGTGGTGATGGCCGGCTTTGCCGCCTACCACATGGGCACCGAAGCGCGCGGCCCGGAAGAACCGCTGGAAGACGAGTAAACGGTTCGCGCCGGGACAGTGGTCCCGGCGCCGGTTGCCTCAGTGGGGCGACGCGCTGGAGAAAATGTTGAGCACCATCACCCCGGCGACAATCAGCAGGATACCGATGATTCCCGCCAGATCCATCGCCTGGCCGAACACCAGCCAGCCAATCAACGTGATCAACGCCACCCCCGCGCCGGCCCAGACCGCGTAGGCAATGCCAACAGGAATCGTGCGCAGGGTGATGGCCAGGAAGTAAAAGGCCAGTCCGTAACCGACCACCACGATCACCGACGGCCAGAGCCGGGAAAACCCTTCAGACGCCTTCAGGGCCGACGTCGCCACCACTTCGAAGCAGATGGCCGCGGCCAGCATGAGCCAATGTTGCATGGTCCAGACTCCTCTCTAACCAGTGGCGCCGCGCCAGTATCGTTGCGCCAAACCAATCCCGTAACACAAATCAATGGGGAGCCCGACAGGGTACCCGAGGCATTATCAGGCGGCCAGCGGGACAACTACGGAGTCGTTCCACGCGGGTCGGGCGGGAATCCATACCGGCGTCATTCCCGGCTTGATCCAAATGCGGTTAGCGGGCAGTCTTGAGACCACAACAACGAGCCAACTCTCCGGCCCGGCCGTTCGCGGCCCGACCAGACCATACGGAATGCCATGATGCGCCTTGCCCTGACCTGCCTGATCGCCCTGCTCACCGCCGTCGCCCTGCCCGTCCAGGCCCTGGAACGCAATTGCACCCCCGAGGACAACACCTGGCTGCCGTCGCGCTACTACGACGTGGGCCAGATCGTGTTCTACGACGGCCAGTGGTACGCCGCCCGCGAATGGCAGGAAGGACAGCGCCCCGACGGCGGCGGTTTTGCCTGGAAGCCGCTGGACCAGGCGCCGGAATGCGATGCGCCGCAAAAAGCGGTCGAGTCCGGCGCGAATGGCGCGGCACCGGCCACGTCAGCCGAGGGTGGCAGCAGCGTGACAGGCGATACCCCGGCGCAGACCGACTGCAAGCCGGCGCCGGTCTGGACCTTCTCGGAAGCCTACAGCGTGGGCCAGTGGGTCACCCATGAAGGACGGATCTACCGCGCCACCCGCCCCAGCAATGGCGACATGCCCGGCGTAGCCGAGCCGCCCCACTGGGCACCGGTGACCGCCGACTGTCCCGCCGGCTCCTGATCAGGAGCCGGTATTGGCCGCCTCCAGTTCCCGGTCCCGGGCCGCCAGCCAGCGGGCCAGGTTGCGCAGGATACGTCGCGCCAGCTTGCGCGCCTTCTCGGTGTAGGGGCCTTCGAAGTGGGTGTCGAGGGTGTGATTGAAGTGATCAAACCAGAGTTCGAAATGTTCGCGGCTCAACGGGAAATGATCGTGTAATTTATCGTGCTTTTCGATCATGTTTCGGTGGTAGGTGTCCTTGCCCAGCAGCATCTTGCACCAGTAGCCCTCGATCAGCGGCAAGTGATCGGCCAGGTGCACGCCCGCCACCTCCGTGAAGACAGGCTCCATCACGGGATCGTCCAGCAGACTGGCGTAGAACAGCTGCACCATGCGATGGATCGCAGCGGGATTGTCGAGATCCATAAGCCCTCCGCCCCGGGATCGGTTTACGGCGAACTCCTGATCATAACGCACAACCCCGGAGATCCGTCACCCGCAAATCCATCGCCTCCGTCTATGAACCCGCTGTCACCCGCCTATCAGCCCGGAAGTACTGATAAATCCCGAAATCCCGGACATCACGATTTCCGCCGCCATGGCCGACAGGATCAGGCCACTGATCTTGGACATGATGTTCAGACCGGTCTTGCCCAGGGCCTTCTCCAGATAGCCGGACAGGTACAGCAATACCGCCAGCGCCAGCAGCCCCGTCACCAGCCCGAGGACACCACCGGCGATCTCCGGCGCCGTGGTCAGCTCCGCACCGTAGACCAGGATGGCACCGATGGTGGCCGGCCCGATGATGATGGGAATCGCCAGCGGCACCACGGCAATGTCGTCGCGGTCCTCCTGCGGCAGGCTGGTGGCGTGGTTGCGGGTGCCGCTGTTGACCAGGCTGATGGCGGTCAGGAACAGCAGCGAGCCGGCGCCGATGCGGAACGAGTTCAGGGTAATGCCAATGGCCTCGAACAGCACCGGGCCGGCAAAAAACAAAGCCAGCCCCAGGATCAGCGCCGCCAGCACCGAACGCTGGATCACCTTGGTCTTGTGGGCCTTGTCGTCCCCCCGGGTCAGGGCCAGGAACATGGTCACCACAAAGAAGGGCGCCAGCAGGAACAGGAAACGGATGGCACTGCTCAGGTAGGTGGCCAGAAACGTCTGCAGCATGGTGTCCTCAGGGAACAAAAGAGTGTCTTTTCAAAAGGGTGCAGACATTAACCTAGCCCCTGACGGGCCACTATGCGTAGTTATAACCAGCCCCTTTCCATACACCGGTGTACTGTGGGAAGCTGCCTGCCAACAACAGACAACCGCTGGAGTATGAACATGCCCCTCAGCAGCCCCCGCAGCCTGAACACGCCCCGCGGCCGGTTCGCCTACCGGGAGGGCGGCGATCCCGACGGCCAGCCGCTGGTGATGATCCACGGCTGGCCGGAAAGCAGCTACTGCTGGGCCGCCGTCGCGGAACACCTGGACCCGCGCTACCGGATCATCGCCCCGGATCTGCGCGGACTGGGCGACAGCGATCGCAGTGACGGACTGGCGCACTACCGCAAACAGGCCCTGGCCGGGGACGTGATCTCACTGCTGGACCCGTTGGGAATTGAGGACTTTTTCCTGGCCGGCCACGACTGGGGCGGCGTGGTGGCCCAGGAAATCGCGCTGGCCGCTCCAGAGCGGGTGCGCAAGCTGGTGATCATGAACATCGCCATCATCAACAACCACAAGGGCAACCAGGAAGTGATCGACACGGTGCGCGCCGGCAGCGCCAGCGTGTACTGGTACCAGCATTTCCTGCAGACGCCGGACCTGCCGGAGGCGATGATCCCCGGCAACGAGGAACCGTGGCTGCGCCATTTCCTGCGCGCGGCCCACGGCCGGACCTTTCCGGAGAAGGCCCTGCAGGAATACGTGCGCATGTTCCGGATTCCCGGCACCGCGGGCGCCAGCGCCAACTACTACCGCACCTTCCGCGACGATGCCAAGCGCTGGGCCAGCATCGCCGGCCACGTCTGGCCCATGC
It encodes:
- a CDS encoding OmpA family protein, which translates into the protein MTKRILMSGSAATLALLLSACASGPAQNAKVDEARSAYQAIEDDPYVARAGSTQLRQSELALKEADSLLEEGADTDRVEQAAYLARSHAEIASQQGERARLQEEIASAQSRREQLKLQQAQSEADRLRAEMEALQAEQTERGMVLTLGDVLFDVNKADLKPAGERTVQRLADFMAEYPERRVRVEGYTDSTGAASYNQQLSERRAESVRNSLMLEGIDSGRVEVIGHGEDYPVASNDTSSGRQQNRRVEIVISDQQGMIKSR
- a CDS encoding DUF2784 domain-containing protein, whose translation is MGWRLAADAVLIAHLAFILFAIFGGLAVLWRRWLLWLHLPTLAWATLVMLNGWLCPLTPLEIELRQLAGDAGYQGSFIAHYLLPLIYPPGLTRPVQILLGAGVFGFNLLVYGGLLWRIWRRRKTTGS
- a CDS encoding succinylglutamate desuccinylase/aspartoacylase family protein, whose protein sequence is MTLDRSTVYRPRRFLALLGALTFSAALHAQDPAPEQPHPVEVPEDESVEDIEASQDPGATDDADSTDAEAEPAPEPQPEKATQVAPNVDLKEVAPTPEPVKKATSDTASQSSGDTTSPDSPEPAADDTPTTKTEQPAAETPETATAPDTGTSTGTEAPAEPAPQAKPLVILGSEVRPGTSTRLGWTPDTTMAGLKQPTPVLVINGAQPGPNLCLTGAVHGDELNGIEIIRRVMYDIQAEELSGRLIGIPIVNLQGFQRGSRYLADRRDLNRNFPGDPNGSLASRIAYSLFNDVIKHCDMLVDIHTGSLKRSNLAQLRADMHNDAVARFTEGFDQMAVVHSQGSPGMLRTAATRNGITAVTMEAGESLRIQEEQIKAGVNSINSLLEKQGMMSRLFVWGKPEPVYYNSSWIRATHGGILVSDVELGQEVVAGETLGIVTDPITNAQHPVRAKQDGRVIGMAVDQVVMAGFAAYHMGTEARGPEEPLEDE
- a CDS encoding DMT family transporter, which translates into the protein MQHWLMLAAAICFEVVATSALKASEGFSRLWPSVIVVVGYGLAFYFLAITLRTIPVGIAYAVWAGAGVALITLIGWLVFGQAMDLAGIIGILLIVAGVMVLNIFSSASPH
- a CDS encoding carbohydrate-binding protein, translated to MMRLALTCLIALLTAVALPVQALERNCTPEDNTWLPSRYYDVGQIVFYDGQWYAAREWQEGQRPDGGGFAWKPLDQAPECDAPQKAVESGANGAAPATSAEGGSSVTGDTPAQTDCKPAPVWTFSEAYSVGQWVTHEGRIYRATRPSNGDMPGVAEPPHWAPVTADCPAGS
- a CDS encoding group III truncated hemoglobin, giving the protein MDLDNPAAIHRMVQLFYASLLDDPVMEPVFTEVAGVHLADHLPLIEGYWCKMLLGKDTYHRNMIEKHDKLHDHFPLSREHFELWFDHFNHTLDTHFEGPYTEKARKLARRILRNLARWLAARDRELEAANTGS
- a CDS encoding MarC family protein; translated protein: MLQTFLATYLSSAIRFLFLLAPFFVVTMFLALTRGDDKAHKTKVIQRSVLAALILGLALFFAGPVLFEAIGITLNSFRIGAGSLLFLTAISLVNSGTRNHATSLPQEDRDDIAVVPLAIPIIIGPATIGAILVYGAELTTAPEIAGGVLGLVTGLLALAVLLYLSGYLEKALGKTGLNIMSKISGLILSAMAAEIVMSGISGFISTSGLIGG
- a CDS encoding alpha/beta fold hydrolase, with translation MPLSSPRSLNTPRGRFAYREGGDPDGQPLVMIHGWPESSYCWAAVAEHLDPRYRIIAPDLRGLGDSDRSDGLAHYRKQALAGDVISLLDPLGIEDFFLAGHDWGGVVAQEIALAAPERVRKLVIMNIAIINNHKGNQEVIDTVRAGSASVYWYQHFLQTPDLPEAMIPGNEEPWLRHFLRAAHGRTFPEKALQEYVRMFRIPGTAGASANYYRTFRDDAKRWASIAGHVWPMPGLYIYGNRDKVILPQYLNHIEDCFESIHVEEVDAGHFLQEELPAEVAGHLDRFLAD